The following is a genomic window from Procambarus clarkii isolate CNS0578487 chromosome 52, FALCON_Pclarkii_2.0, whole genome shotgun sequence.
taggtatgacgtcgaccaagctgacgaggcgtttgacattccatcttcaatctggtgcccctaggaatcacatgagacaagcccatgacattactctaacaagagaaatgttgaacacgaatacttgcataatagacaaaacccaagattcaagaagattacaaattcttgaggcaattcacataagaatagagcgacctaccatgaacacccaaatcacggaactatttactctacccaccatgagagtaaggacaagacaagaacatatcgatgccaacacagaagacaatgtccaacataacaggccaattacactggattaatctttgtgtttggataggagatgcctcgtatgggccaataagccttctgcagcccctatgtttatcccttatgtatccccccatgttttcaccttcattgtattatcacctgacctaatgcgggtataaaatcaactagtattgtaagatctgttcacttgagaatgaaccatggaggttcgaaacgtcgtgcaaattatacaaataagtgtaatacactctatagtaaatcacttcttttcttcaccttaaaagtacgaaaatgagttttggagaactcctatttcaattaagccctgatgctaagaaaatagttagagggatagaagccctaaaccagaaaataataaatacagaatatgcggtcatatatatatatatgtatgtgtatatatatatatatatatatatatttatatatattttcaaagacttcacaaatacacaactgattagaactaacgtatctctgctattatatctacatttgagtgaggtgggagggatgatgtggcatataatgatgtggcattaggggatattaatagggtattaaaagtatcaacacaagacagaacagaaacaatgggtattgaatagaagtgtttgtagaaagcctattggtccatatttcttgatgcttctatattggagcggagtcttgaggtgggtagaatatagttgtgcaataattggctgttgattgctggtgttgacttcttgatgtgtagtgcctcgcaaacgtcaagccgcctgctatcgctgtatctatcgatgatttctgtgttgtttactaggatttctctggcgatggtttggttatgggaagagattatatgttccttaatggagccctgttgcttatgcatcgttaaacgcctagaaagagatgttgttgtcttgcctatatactgttttttttggagcttacagtccccaagtgggcatttgaaggcatagacgacgttagtctcttttaaagcgttctgttttgtgtctggagagtttctcatgagtaggctggccgtttttctggttttatagtaaatcgtcagttgtatcctctgatttttgtctgtagggataacgtttctattaacaatatctttcaggaccctttcctccgttttatgagctgtggaaaagaagttcctgtaaaatagtctaatagggggtataggtgttgtgttagttgtctcttcagaggttgcatggcttttcactttccttcttatgatgtcttcgatgaaaccattggagaagccgttattgactagaacctgccttaccctacagagttcttcgtcgacttgcttccattctgagctgtggctgagagcacggtcgacgtatgcgttaacaacacttctcttgtacctgtcagggcagtcgctgttggcatttaggcacattcctatgtttgtttccttagtgtagactgcagtgtggaaacctccgcccttttccatgactgttacatctagaaaaggcagcttcccatccttttccgtctcgtaagtgaaacgcagcacggaactctgctcaaatgcctccttcagctcctgcagatgtctgacatcaggtacctgtgtaaaaatgtcgtcaacatacctgcagtatatggccggtttcaagttcatgtcgactaagactttttgctcgatggtacccatgtagaagtttgcaaacaggacacctaggggagaacccatggcgaccccatgtcgacaatcggaatgatagccgacagagtgtatcgtgatccagcctgtactcctcttgacatgccagaaagtattctgaggaaactactccaagcttgtactaaagaggcacccttcttgagcccggatgggcacatgtataagcaagtagatggggtcgccatgggttctcccctaggtgtcctgtttgcaaacttctacatgggtaccatcgagcaaaaagtcttagtcgacatgaacttgaaaccggccatatactgcaggtatgttgacgacatttttacacaggtacctgatgtcagacatctgcaggagctgaaggaggcatttgagcagagttccgtgctgcgtttcacttacgagacggaaaaggatgggaagctgccttttctagatgtaacagtcatggaaaagggcggaggtttccacactgcagtctacactaaggaaacaaacataggaatgtgcctaaatgccaacagcgactgccctgacaggtacaagagaagtgttgttaacgcatacgtcgaccgtgctctcagccacagctcagaatggaagcaagtcgacgaagaactctgtagggtaaggcaggttctagtcaataacggcttctccaatggtttcatcgaagacatcataagaaggaaagtgaaaagccatgcaacctctgaagagacaactaacacaacacctataccccctattagactattttacaggaacttcttttccacagctcataaaacggaggaaagggtcctgaaagatattgttaatagaaacgttatccctacagacaaaaatcagaggatacaactgacgatttactataaaaccagaaaaacggccagcctactcatgagaaactctccagacacaaaacagaacgctttaaaagagactaacgtcgtctatgccttcaaatgcccacttggggactgtaagctccaaaaaaaccagtatataggcaagacaacaacatctctttctaggcgtttaacgatgcataagcaacagggctccattaaggaacatataatctcttcccataaccaaaccatcgccagagaaatcctagtaaacaacacagaaatcatcgatagatacagcgatagcaggcggcttgacgtttgcgaggcactacacatcaagaagtcaacaccagcaatcaacagccaattattgcacaactatattctacccacctcaagactccgctccaatatagaagcatcaagaaatatggaccaataggctttctacaaacacttctattcaatacccattgtttctgttctgtcttgtgttgatacttttaataccctattaatatcccctaatgccacatcattatatgccacatcatccctcccacctcactcaaatgtagatataatagcagagatacgttagttctaatcagttgtgtatttatatatatatatatatatatatatatatatatatatatatatatatatatatatatatatatatatatatatatatatatatatatatatatatatatatatatatatgtatatatatatatattatttgtttgtgtgtaaatcacgtataaattaacacgtgatgaacaatgtgacagtctcagaccacgaaggaaagattaagacaggaatAACTTTCAttgctttcgtatttaataatacattttcagaaggatggatttacagTTCAGTTGGTGTGGATATATAGGAAGGAAAGAGGTGAGATGAGGTTAAGTACAGTATCTTTAATGAGATAATGAGATGTGAGGCTCCTTAATAATATACGGTATTAGTGagataaatgtgtatcaatgatccctactcaaatcgccctctaAATGATCACtcaaaatggatctaaattatacaaaccactgctaatattcaaatgacATGATTTTGTAATCTCAATTAAAGCGGATTCCATAATGTTCCTATTAAAAATGATTTTACAATTCGTTAGTGAAGAAGAATTTGGTAAgaactttctgacaaatgaacaaacaaagcattagacaattggccgtgtcttacagagtatttaagtGGCGAAATTTTAAATTTCAAATCATAGGAAGTTTGCCGTCATTAGACCTATTAcaatctttacaaggtattttgtaaTGTAATTGGCTCAATTATCACTACGCAGACTGTTTACAACAGTCCACAACTAACTGATCTGTTAAGCTAACAATCTGTTAGACTAACCAGTCTAACAGATTGGTTAGAAACAGTCtgcgtagtgataactgtgtcatttacaaaataccttgtaaaAACTGCAATAGATTCTATATAGAGCAAATATCCAGAGATTTGAAATTTattatttcgcaacataaatactctgtaacagGCATGTCAAACATGCGGCCCTTCGctagcacacctgcggcccacaCAAACGATACTGTGATTTTGTCATTTAACGGCTCAAAATTTCGGTTTTATAATTTAAATCACTCTTTAATAGATCTGAAAAGAACAAAAGAATTACGAATGCAGCTGTGAGGCAAGCGAGGCAAGTCTTCTTAAAATAGACATAACGTTAACTGTTAAGCGGCCTTAACCAGCTAGCCTTAATTTCGTTTTAATATTTTAACCGGtcattttattcttaatttaatttttttatttttcagatTCAACATCATCTTTAAAATAGCTCGTGTTCCTCCAgctaagagaaaaaggaaactgaACGAAGAAAGTCGAGTGTTTCAAGACAAATGGGAATTACAGTATTTGTGCATAACGATGAATGGAAAGATACAATGTTTAATTAGCAACAAGAGCATTGCCACGCCTAAAGAATACGTCTTGTAAAGACATTATGAAACGAATCATCATCGATCTTACtataaatatgaaggccaaatgcaTCAAGACTCAAGGAATTGAAGGCTAACTTGAGGCAGCAACAGACCTGTTTTACGAACATTGAGAAAGGGAATTTTTCTTCCGTTACTGCAAGCTGTGGACTCAACCCAATGATCgctatgagtggggagtcttacAGTGAAGGAGATTTTGTAAAATAATGCCTTTTAAAAATGGTTCAAATTGTGTGTCCAGAGAAAGTACACTTATTCAAAGATATTTCGTTAACCAGGAACACTGATGCTGAACGGATTGATGTAATGTCAGATGATTTGAAAGAACAGTTGAAGGCCGCATCATCAAGATTTGAACACTTTTCTATTGCTATTGATGAGACCGTTGACATCACTGGAACAGCACAACTTGTGGTCTTCTTCAGGGTCTGTGACAGTGAATTTAATATTTATGAAGAACTGTTTGAACTGATCCCCATGCAAGACATTACAAGAAGCCGGGACATCTTGGGGAAAGTCGAGCAGGTTCTGCATGACTATGGTTTAGTTAAGAGTAAACTTGCATGCTTATCTACCTACGGTGCTGCCAATATAGTTGGCAGACATAATGGTGTTGCTGCCAAGTTATGAACAAAAATAGAAAACTCACATCCACATTCATCATTTGcacattattactgcattatttaTCAGCAAAATTTGTGTTCGAAGACTTTAAAATTAGATCATGTGGTTAGTTTGGTCACAAAGACAGTGAACTATAACAGAAGCCGGACTCTCAACCACCGACAATTTAGCCAGTTGTTGACAGTTATGGATAATCAGTTTACAGATGTACCATTCAACACACAAGTCCGCTGGTTGTCATGTCTCAAAGTGCTGAAAAGATCTTATTTGTTGAGacaagaaataattgtttttggAGATGAAAGGTCCAAACACCGAGGAAATAACAGATGAAAATTAGCTCCAGGATCTGGCTTTTGCTGTGGACATTACTGCACAATTAACTTATCTTAATTTGAAATTACAAGGTATCAACAAACTCATCACTCAGTTGTACGATGATATCAAGTGCTTCATTGCAAATCTAAGGTTATAGAAGTCATGAAAATTTAGTTAATTTTCCTAAGTGCAAAGAGCTGCCAATACTGAGTCTGTACTAAGCTTTGCTAAGTATGACAGTCACCTCAAATTGTTGCCAAAGGAATTTCAAGAAAATTTCTTTATTTCTCATCTTTTGAACATCACTTTGCATTATTATCAACACCATTCATCTTTGACGTTACCATGGCAGCAGaaagcccacataaagaactATTAGAAATGCATTCGGATTCTACACTCAGAGCAAACTATCTTGACGTGGGGATACCTGGTTTCATTTTATACCGTCATGAAAAAATTATATAACGTCAAAAAGTTTGCCACAAGGATTATGGCAATGTTTAGTTCTTCCTATGTGTATGAACAGTTATTTTCGTTCATGAAATCAGCAAAAACTGATTTTTTTCAGACATTACAAACATTTTCATTAAAAGGAGGTGTCAAGCCTCaggacaaaacactcaaaatgatgACTGAATAGTCGTAAATAAAAATTTACTTTGAACTGTTGTAATTTTTGTACAATGTATTTGTTGATGTTGCATAGAAGTCTATGTTGctgtttaaaaaaattattttttattttattattttgattTTGTTTTTGTTACTTCATTCTGAACGTGGCTAGCCGATAAACCATTTGTATGCACATTGTGTATTTTAAGTTTAATAAAAATATTCTGCAATAATTTTTATTAAATGACGTCAATTAGTTATGGTGTGTGATATGAATACACTAATGTGGCCCATATGACCCTCGGGAAACCCTCAGTTTAACATGCCTGCTGTAAGACATAGTCAATTTCTAATGCTTTTAATGTTCATATGTCAAAAtgttctcaccaaattgattaaGAGAGggtttcttcaataacgaattgtaaacacATTTCCAATAGGAAtattattgaatctgctttaatacagattaccaaatcatgtaatttgaatagTAGCAGTGGTTTgcataatttagatccatttttgattgatcagttaatgGGCGATTTAAGACTATACGGTACTGGTGCAGATTGTATGGTACTGGCGCAGAGTGTGTAGTACTGGTGCAGAGTGTGTAGTACTGGTGCAGAGTGTGTAGTACTGGTGCAGAGTGTGTAGTACTGGTGCAGAGTGTGTAGTACTGGTGCAGAGTGTGTAGTACTCGTGAAAACTGTATGTCACTGGTGCATGCTGTTTGGCAAAGGTGTAGACTGTATGGTACTGGTGTAggctgtacagtacaggtgcagattatacagtactggtgcagactgtacagtacaagtgcagactgtacagtacaggtgcaggttatatagtactggtgcagactgtacagtacaagtGCAGACTGTAAAGTACAGGTGCAGATTACAcaatactggtgcagactgtacagtacaggtgcagactgtacagtactggtgcagactgtatggtactggtgcagactgtacagtacaggtgcagaaTGAACAGAACTGGTGCAGACGgtacggtactggtgcagactgtacagtacaggtgcagactgtacagtgcaagtacagactgtacagtacaggtgcagattatacagtactggtgcagactgtacagaactggtgcagactgtacataaCAAGTGCAGACTGTAAAGTACAGGTGCACATtatacagtacaggtgcagactgtacagtacaggtgcagactgtacagtacaagtgcagactgtacagtacaagtGCAGATtatacagtacaggtgcagaTTATACAGTACTGGTCCAGACTGTACATTACAAGTGCAGACTGTAAAGTACAGGTGCAGATTATACAGTACAGGTGCATACTGTATcgaatcttgaggttatattgagatgatttcggggctttagtttccacgcggcccggtcctcgaccaggcctccacccccaggaagcggcccgtgacaactgactaacacccaggtacctattttactgctaggtaataggggcatagggtgaaagaaactctgcacattgtttctcgccggagcccggaatcgaacccgggaccacaggatcacaagtccaccgtgctgtccgctcggccgaccggctcccatacacTGTACTCCCTGGACAGTACAAGTGCAAACTGTACCGTActcgtgcagactgtacagtacagttgcagactgtacagtactggtgcaaactgtaccgtactggtgcagactgtacagtacaattgcagactgtacagtactggtgcagactgtacagtactggtgcagaatgTACAGTAcaagtgcagactgtacagtacaggtgcagactgtacagtacaggtgcagactgcacagtactggtgcagaatgTACAGTAAAGGTGCAGACTGAATAGTATTGATGCAGACTGTaccgtactggtgcagactgtacagtactggtgcagactgtacagttctggtgcagagtgcacagtactggtgcagaatgTACAGtaaaggtgcagactgtacggtactagTGCAGACTGTACAGGACTGGTGACGACTGTACATTacatgtgcagactgtacattacagaTGCAGACTGTACCCATTGATACACCTGGGTACCAGTAccgtacaggtgcagactgtacggtactggtgcagactgtaccgtactggtgcagactgtacagtactggtgcagactgtacagtactgatgcagagtgcacagtactggtgcagaatgTACAGtaaaggtgcagactgtacagtactggtgcagactgtacaggacTGGTGACGACTGTACATTacatgtgcagactgtacattacagaTGCAGACTGTACCCATTGATACACCTGGGTACCAGTAccgtacaggtgcagactgtacggtactggtgcagactgtacagtactggtgcagactgtacagtattggtgcagactgtacagtactggtgcagactgtacagcactggtgcagactgtacggtactggtgcagactgtacagtactggtgcagactgtacagtactggtgcagactgtacagtacaggtgcagactgtacggtactggtgcagactgtacagtactggtgcagactgtacagtactggtgcagactgtacattacaggtgcagactgtgcagactgtacagtactggtgaagactgtacagtactggcgcagactgtacggtacaggTGCAGATTATACAGTACTGGTCCAGACTGTACATTACATGTGCAGACTGTAAAGTACAGGTGCAGATTATACAGTACAGGTGCATACTGTATcgaatcttgaggttatattgagatgatttcggggctttagtttccacgcggcccagtcctcgaccaggcctccacccccaggaagcggcccgtgacagctgactaacacccaggtacctattttactgctaggtaacaggggcatagggtgaaagaaactctgcacattgtttctcgccggagcccggaatcgaacccgggaccacaggatcacaagtccaccgtgctgtccgctcggccgaccggctcccatacacTGTACTCCCTGGACAGTACAAGTGCAAACTGTACCGTActcgtgcagactgtacagtacagttgcagactgtacagtactggtgcaaactgtaccgtactggtgcagactgtacagtactggtgcagactgtacagtactggtgcagaatgTACAGTAcaagtgcagactgtacagtacaggtgcagactgcaCAGTAATGGTGCAGAATGTACAGTAAAGGTGCAGACTGAATAGTATTGATGCAGACTGTaccgtactggtgcagactgtacagtactggtgcagactgtacagtactggtgcagagtgcacagtactggtgcagaatgTACAGtaaaggtgcagactgtacggtactagtgcagactgtacagtactggtgacgACTGTACATTacatgtgcagactgtacattacagaTGCAGACTGTACCCATTGATACACCTGGGTACCAGTAccgtacaggtgcagactgtacggtactggtgcagactgtaccgtactggtgcagactgtacagtactggtgcagactgtacagtactggtgcagagtgcacagtactggtgcagaatgTACAGtaaaggtgcagactgtacggtactagTGCAGACTGAACAGTACTGGTGACGACTGTACATTacatgtgcagactgtacattacagaTGCAGACTGTACCCATTGATACACCTGGGTACCAGTAccgtacaggtgcagactgtacggtactggtgcagactgtacagtactggtgcagactgtacagtattggtgcagactgtacagtactggtgcagactgtacagtactggtgcagacagtatggtactggtgcagactgtacggtactggtgcagactgtacagtactggtgcagactgtacagtactagtgcagactgtacagtacaggtgcagactgtacggtactggtgcagactgtacagtactggtgcagactgtacagtactggtgcagactgtacattacaggtgcagactgtgcagactgtacagtactggtgaagactgtacagtactggcgcagactgtacggtacaggtgcagactgtacggtactggtgcagagagtatggtactggtgcagactgtacagtactggtgcagactgtacagtactggtgcaaactgtagagtactggtgtagactgtacagtactggtgcagactgtacagcactggtgcagactgtacggtactggtgcagactgtacagtactggtgcaaactgacagtactggtgcagactgtaaagtactggtgcagactgtacagtacaggtgcaggctgtacagtactggtgcagactgtacagtactggtgcagactctacagtactggtgcagactctacagtactggtgcagactgtacagtacagttgcagactgtacagtactggtgcaaactgtaccgtactggtgcagactgtacagtacagttgcagactgtacagtactggtgcagactgtacagtactggtgcagaatgTACAGTACAAGTGCAAACTGTaccgtactggtgcagactgtatagtactggtgcagactgtacagtactagtgcagactgtacagtacaggtgcagagtgtacagtacaggtgcagactgcacagtactggtgcagaatgTACAGTAAAGGTGCAGACTGAATAGTATTGATG
Proteins encoded in this region:
- the LOC138352185 gene encoding general transcription factor II-I repeat domain-containing protein 2A-like, encoding MVQIVCPEKVHLFKDISLTRNTDAERIDVMSDDLKEQLKAASSRFEHFSIAIDETVDITGTAQLVVFFRVCDSEFNIYEELFELIPMQDITRSRDILGKVEQVLHDYGLVKSKLACLSTYGAANIVGRHNGVAAKL